A window of the Oncorhynchus mykiss isolate Arlee chromosome 15, USDA_OmykA_1.1, whole genome shotgun sequence genome harbors these coding sequences:
- the LOC110489950 gene encoding zinc transporter ZIP12 isoform X2 → MPSHGHGHGGLGNSHDLPLELNCNGQSQRGMSISTMQLGTVEDLECTEIPSEEAEPRTPTHQTRQGIPVLAVMVIVGDSLHNFADGLVVGAAFSSSTETGMATTVAILCHEIPHEMGDFAVLLSSGLSVRNAVMMNLLSALTAFIGLYIGLFVSSEPEVQQWIFTVTAGIFLYLSLVEMLPEMSRVKTNRPCIMFLLQNLGLLMGWACLLLLALFEHKLKF, encoded by the exons ATGCCATCACATGGCCAT GGTCACGGGGGCCTGGGCAATTCCCATGACCTCCCCCTGGAGCTCAACTGCAACGGCCAGTCACAGAGGGGCATGTCTATCTCAACCATGCAGCTG GGAACTGTGGAGGACTTAGAATGCACAGAAATCCCATCAGAGGAGGCTGAACCAAGAACCCCTACGCATCAGACGA GACAGGGTATTCCTGTACTGGCTGTGATGGTAATCGTGGGAGACAGCCTCCATAACTTTGCTGACGGCCTGGTGGTGGGGGCGGCCTTCTCCTCGTCCACCGAGACAGGCATGGCGACCACCGTGGCCATCCTCTGCCATGAAATCCCTCATGAAATGG GTGACTTTGCGGTGTTGCTAAGCTCAGGTCTCTCTGTGAGGAATGCAGTGATGATGAACCTCCTCAGTGCTCTGACGGCCTTCATCGGCCTCTACATCGGCCTCTTCGTCTCCTCGGAGCCAGAGGTCCAGCAGTGGATCTTCACCGTTACTGCGGGGATCTTCCTCTATCTGTCGCTGGTAGAGATG CTCCCAGAGATGAGTCGTGTGAAGACCAACAGGCCCTGTATCATGTTCCTCCTGCAGAACCTTGGTCTCCTAATGGGCTGGGCCTGTCTTCTGCTCCTTGCACTGTTTGAGCACAAACTTAAGTTTTga
- the LOC110489950 gene encoding zinc transporter ZIP12 isoform X1: MGVPGGTMRFWSHAVPTLLLLPLCLLGRIVEGQAPEQGKERGYLQEAIKALQLGSQTQLQRDQTGFLLSTVLQAVHCAERIGGSQELCDKCLTPDLVLSVLEDDRKAYLTEDDYHRVSTVLLYYMINMEHLCATNPSPSSFSSSSLSPSYQYYLLALTNLQPTEERGFLSSNEIESILQLINQNYQPPALETSGSSHSQCIDASHLLDELGITDSQGADPSSVATLSAAIITHTLQGHCFSKRNLPSPAFFTDYIFQSLNRTSNLHVRDLEELLHQLGVGGGSGGAYHSHCREKQSNTGPSHIGCVHELLGINTDWTQVCYSANQLVDIFVLDPHLHISRDHFKQICPAVIQQLLGNACESTEPAPRGSPPSAIEKYGYSTAAVLLITVGSMLGICLIFFNSCQETYALILQLFVGLAVGTLSGDALLHLIPQILGLHDDSHHYDHHFTEGKEYLWKILGIIAGIYGFFLIERIFSLVMPSHGHGHGGLGNSHDLPLELNCNGQSQRGMSISTMQLGTVEDLECTEIPSEEAEPRTPTHQTRQGIPVLAVMVIVGDSLHNFADGLVVGAAFSSSTETGMATTVAILCHEIPHEMGDFAVLLSSGLSVRNAVMMNLLSALTAFIGLYIGLFVSSEPEVQQWIFTVTAGIFLYLSLVEMLPEMSRVKTNRPCIMFLLQNLGLLMGWACLLLLALFEHKLKF; the protein is encoded by the exons ATGGGGGTCCCAGGTGGGACCATGCGGTTCTGGAGCCATGCTGTCCCCACATTGCTCCTTCTACCCCTGTGTCTGCTGGGGAGGATCGTGGAGGGCCAGGCCCCAGAACAGGGCAAGGAGAGGGGCTACCTGCAAGAGGCCATCAAGGCTCTACAACTTGGTTCTCAGACCCAGCTCCAGAGGGACCAGACAGGGTTCCTACTCTCCACTGTCCTCCAGGCTGTGCACTGTGCAGAACGGATTGGGGGATCACAGGAGCTCTGTGACAAG TGCCTCACTCCAGACCTTGTCCTCTCTGTCCTGGAGGATGATAGGAAGGCTTACCTCACCGAGGATGACTACCATAGAGTCTCCACCGTTTTGCTCTACTACATGATCAACATGGAACACCTGTGTGCCACcaacccctccccttcctccttttcctcctcctccttgtcacCTAGCTACCAGTACTACCTTCTGGCCCTGACCAACCTCCAACCTACAGAAGAAAGAGGCTTCCTCTCCTCCAATGAGATAGAGAGCATTCTGCAGCTCATCAACCAGAACTATCAACCACCTGCTCTAGAGACATCTGGCTCCTCCCACTCACAG TGTATCGATGCCTCCCATCTACTGGATGAGTTGGGGATCACAGATAGCCAAGgtgctgatccatcctcagtggCCACACTGTCTGCAGCCATCATCACCCACACCCTGCAGGGCCACTGTTTCAGCAAGAGGAACCTGCCCTCCCCTGCCTTCTTTACAGATTACATCTTCCAGTCCCTCAACCGCACCAGCAACCTACATGTCAGGG ATTTGGAGGAGCTGCTGCACCAGCTTGGTGTGGGAGGTGGTAGTGGAGGGGCCTATCACTCACACTGCAGGGAGAAGCAGAGCAACACAGGCCCCTCCCATATAGGGTGTGTCCATGAGCTTTTGGGGATCAACACAGACTGGACACAG GTATGCTACTCAGCCAATCAGCTGGTGGATATTTTTGTTCTGGATCCGCATTTGCATATTTCCCGGGATCACTTCAAACAAATCTGCCCAGCTGTTATCCAGCAGTTGCTAGGGAATGCCTGTGAGTCCACAGAGCCAGCTCCACGAGGATCTCCACCCAGTGCCATTGAGA AATATGGCTACAGTACGGCTGCTGTGTTACTCATCACTGTGGGCTCCATGTTGGGCATCTGCCTGATCTTCTTCAACTCCTGCCAGGAGACCTACGCCCTCATCCTGCAGCTCTTTGTGGGCCTGGCCGTGGGAACCCTCTCAGGGGACGCCCTCCTGCACCTCATACCACAG ATCCTTGGCCTCCATGACGACAGTCACCATTACGATCATCACTTTACTGAGGGAAAGGAATATCTGTGGAAGATTTTGGGAATCATCGCTGGAATCTACGGCTTTTTCCTCATCGAAAGGATCTTCTCCCTTGTGATGCCATCACATGGCCAT GGTCACGGGGGCCTGGGCAATTCCCATGACCTCCCCCTGGAGCTCAACTGCAACGGCCAGTCACAGAGGGGCATGTCTATCTCAACCATGCAGCTG GGAACTGTGGAGGACTTAGAATGCACAGAAATCCCATCAGAGGAGGCTGAACCAAGAACCCCTACGCATCAGACGA GACAGGGTATTCCTGTACTGGCTGTGATGGTAATCGTGGGAGACAGCCTCCATAACTTTGCTGACGGCCTGGTGGTGGGGGCGGCCTTCTCCTCGTCCACCGAGACAGGCATGGCGACCACCGTGGCCATCCTCTGCCATGAAATCCCTCATGAAATGG GTGACTTTGCGGTGTTGCTAAGCTCAGGTCTCTCTGTGAGGAATGCAGTGATGATGAACCTCCTCAGTGCTCTGACGGCCTTCATCGGCCTCTACATCGGCCTCTTCGTCTCCTCGGAGCCAGAGGTCCAGCAGTGGATCTTCACCGTTACTGCGGGGATCTTCCTCTATCTGTCGCTGGTAGAGATG CTCCCAGAGATGAGTCGTGTGAAGACCAACAGGCCCTGTATCATGTTCCTCCTGCAGAACCTTGGTCTCCTAATGGGCTGGGCCTGTCTTCTGCTCCTTGCACTGTTTGAGCACAAACTTAAGTTTTga